From a region of the Chloroflexota bacterium genome:
- a CDS encoding fibronectin type III domain-containing protein — translation MMDSATLSRHRIFRTITLLILTSFILGLFAFTIQPTAAQTTPTASDKAYGWLQAQQLPNGLVDSFEQGGAADDLCVVYDQAVAAIAFVVKADYDRARAVLTALRGLQSDDGSWHNIYACSNPNQVMEWHRDVGPAVWVALAVASYETATGDLVTYREMALQAVNFGFGFQQDDGGVNGGFEATQQGYRFHSWGSTEHAIDLYAAARYFYGDQPRTGQVKQFLETVVWDAVDGRWLGGRADQRDPLDVNTWGVAALGDDYAVALDYALGTHRVTLGGIDAVDFNSDRNDIWFEGTGQLIVALQSVGRTSDAQYFLQQMTKGQTANGGIPYSLQGTNNGYWTMSTANAVSSAAWLIFADAAFNPLGLGTATITSVAPTPDPVVVEPPVSASDKAYGWLRSQQLPNGLVDSFEQGGAADDLCVVYDQAVAAIAFVVKADYDRARAVLTALRGSQWGDGSWHNIYACSNPNQVMEWHRDVGPAVWVALAVASYEAATGDLVTYREMALRAVNFGFGFQQDDGGVNGGFEATQQGYRSHSWGSTEHAIDLYAAARYFYGDQPRTGQVKQFLETVVWEAAKGRWLGGRADQRDPLDVNTWGVAALGDEYIMALEYALGTHRVTLDGIDAVDFNSDRNDIWFEGTGQLIVALQAVGRTSDAQYFLHQMAKGQKANGGIPYSLQGTNNGYWTMSTANAVSSAAWLIFADAAFNPLGLGTATITSVAPTPDPVVVEPPVSASDKAYSWLRSQQLANGLVDSFEQGGAADDLCVVYDQAVAAIAFVVKADYDRARAVLTALRGSQWGDGSWHNIYACSNPNQVMEWHRDVGPAVWVALAVASYEAATGDLVTYREMALRAVNFGFGFQQDDGGVNGGFEATQQGYRFHSWGSTEHAIDLYAAARYFYGDQPRTGQVKQFLETVVWEAAKGRWLGGRDDQRDPLDVNTWGVAALGDEYIMALEYALGTHRVTLGGIDAVDFNSDRNDIWFEGTGQLIVALQAVGRTSDAQYFLQQLVKGQKANGGIPYSLQGTNNGYWTMSTANAVSSAAWLIFADAAFNPLGLVGDDQAPTAPTNLTASLITATTAQLAWNAANDNIGVEGYAVYLNNTATPATECRAVRTTQCTLTSLNPLTTHSIRVKAFDAAGNVSLASNAINITTPDIDRIAPTAPTNLNATNVTAASILLSWTASSDNIGVVGYNAYLGTNPIAVASCNGVITTVCNLTGLTPNTEYSITVKAFDAVGNASLASASILVTTLADTQAPTPPLNLQVLAKTTTTVDISWAASSDNVGVVGYNAYLGTNPIAVASCNAITTTMCSLTGLTPNTQYSITLKAFDAAGNVSAASNALVVRTNPLPTFGNPWYLLDGATQTMPSQLSTTSGNAAASDSIPAASVTNIDGQATQTISYEVENLTASYDSSKTTEFELFIDAGTAVGNGTQARIAYDFTSDGTWDRIETYNYFATDPVNSWERYNHTRGLRSVTGSFANLTNGKVKLELWNTIGNNPSLIRTSASSADGQQSTLVLPFLTTSVDSEAPTAPTNLLRGVTTANSAAFTWQAASDNVGVVGYSAYLNGSQVAVANCQMVTGLGCTITGLSANTSYSLVVTAFDAAGNQSEASTSITFTTAELDSIQPTAPTNVAIANIGATTATVSWNAATDNLGVVGYSVYLNGADQAASGCNLVDALSCNLTGLNADTSYTLVVTAFDAAGNQSEPSATVTFTTQANSFRAQLYLLDGASQTADGMLSVTPGNAADSDSLASAQNGNWDGLPTNAITYQINDLTATYDPAKTTQFNLYLDAGIGVGNASQVRISYDFTGDGTWDRIETYNYFATDPVTGWELYNHTRGLRSATGSFANLTNGKLKVELWNAIGNGASLVRTSATTADGQQSMLTLPFSE, via the coding sequence ATGATGGACTCAGCAACGCTCTCTCGGCATCGTATATTTCGAACGATCACGCTGCTCATCCTCACAAGTTTTATCCTCGGTCTTTTTGCATTTACAATTCAACCAACGGCTGCTCAAACTACTCCAACGGCTTCGGATAAGGCCTATGGTTGGTTGCAAGCGCAGCAATTGCCAAATGGTTTGGTCGATAGCTTCGAGCAAGGTGGAGCTGCCGACGATTTGTGTGTGGTGTACGACCAAGCGGTCGCAGCGATCGCCTTTGTAGTGAAAGCCGATTACGATCGCGCTCGGGCCGTTTTGACCGCTTTGCGTGGCTTGCAATCGGATGATGGCAGTTGGCACAACATTTATGCCTGTAGCAATCCCAACCAAGTCATGGAATGGCATCGCGATGTCGGGCCAGCGGTGTGGGTGGCCTTGGCGGTGGCGAGTTATGAAACCGCAACCGGCGATCTGGTAACCTATCGCGAGATGGCGTTGCAAGCAGTGAACTTTGGCTTTGGCTTTCAACAGGATGATGGTGGGGTGAATGGTGGCTTTGAGGCGACGCAACAAGGCTATCGGTTCCACAGTTGGGGATCGACCGAGCATGCAATCGACCTGTATGCGGCAGCCCGCTATTTTTATGGCGATCAACCGCGCACCGGACAGGTGAAGCAATTTCTCGAAACAGTCGTGTGGGATGCAGTCGATGGTCGCTGGCTGGGTGGCCGCGCCGATCAGCGTGATCCATTGGATGTCAACACCTGGGGCGTGGCCGCACTGGGCGATGACTATGCGGTAGCCTTGGACTATGCATTGGGCACGCATCGGGTGACCTTGGGCGGGATCGATGCGGTAGATTTCAACAGCGACCGCAACGATATTTGGTTTGAGGGCACGGGCCAATTGATTGTAGCCTTGCAGTCCGTGGGCCGCACCAGCGACGCGCAGTATTTTCTGCAACAGATGACGAAAGGCCAAACGGCGAATGGTGGTATTCCCTATTCGTTGCAAGGCACGAACAACGGCTATTGGACGATGAGTACGGCGAATGCGGTGTCGAGTGCCGCCTGGTTGATTTTTGCTGATGCCGCGTTCAACCCGCTCGGTTTAGGCACAGCCACGATCACGAGTGTTGCGCCAACGCCTGATCCAGTGGTGGTGGAGCCGCCCGTCAGTGCCTCAGATAAGGCCTATGGCTGGTTGCGCTCACAGCAATTGCCAAATGGCTTAGTTGATAGCTTCGAGCAAGGTGGGGCTGCCGATGATTTGTGTGTGGTGTACGACCAAGCGGTGGCGGCGATCGCCTTTGTGGTCAAAGCCGATTACGATCGTGCTCGGGCCGTATTGACGGCCTTGCGTGGTTCGCAATGGGGCGATGGCAGTTGGCACAATATCTATGCTTGTAGTAATCCCAACCAAGTCATGGAATGGCATCGCGATGTCGGGCCAGCGGTATGGGTTGCCTTGGCGGTGGCAAGTTATGAAGCTGCAACTGGCGATCTGGTGACCTATCGCGAGATGGCGTTGCGAGCAGTGAACTTTGGCTTTGGTTTTCAGCAGGATGATGGTGGGGTGAATGGGGGGTTTGAGGCGACCCAACAAGGCTATCGGTCCCACAGTTGGGGATCGACTGAGCATGCAATTGACCTGTATGCGGCAGCCCGCTATTTTTATGGCGATCAACCGCGCACTGGACAGGTAAAGCAATTTCTCGAAACAGTCGTGTGGGAAGCCGCCAAAGGCCGCTGGCTGGGTGGCCGCGCGGATCAGCGTGACCCATTGGATGTCAACACCTGGGGCGTGGCCGCACTGGGCGACGAGTATATCATGGCCTTGGAGTATGCCTTGGGCACGCATCGGGTGACCTTGGATGGTATCGATGCGGTGGATTTCAACAGTGATCGCAATGATATTTGGTTTGAGGGCACGGGCCAATTGATTGTAGCCTTGCAGGCGGTGGGCCGCACCAGCGATGCGCAGTATTTTCTGCACCAAATGGCAAAAGGTCAAAAGGCCAATGGTGGCATCCCCTATTCGTTGCAAGGCACGAACAACGGCTATTGGACGATGAGCACGGCGAATGCGGTGTCGAGTGCCGCTTGGTTGATTTTTGCCGATGCTGCCTTCAACCCGCTTGGCTTAGGCACAGCCACGATCACGAGTGTTGCGCCAACGCCTGATCCGGTGGTGGTGGAGCCGCCCGTAAGTGCCTCAGATAAGGCTTATAGTTGGTTGCGCTCACAGCAGTTGGCGAATGGCTTAGTTGATAGCTTCGAGCAAGGTGGAGCTGCCGACGATTTGTGTGTGGTGTACGACCAAGCGGTCGCAGCGATCGCCTTTGTGGTGAAAGCCGATTATGATCGCGCTCGGGCCGTATTGACCGCCTTACGTGGTTCGCAATGGGGCGATGGCAGTTGGCACAATATCTATGCTTGTAGCAATCCCAACCAAGTCATGGAATGGCATCGCGATGTCGGGCCAGCGGTGTGGGTTGCCTTGGCGGTGGCGAGTTATGAAGCCGCAACCGGCGATCTGGTGACCTATCGCGAGATGGCGTTGCGAGCAGTGAACTTTGGCTTTGGCTTTCAGCAGGATGATGGTGGGGTGAATGGTGGGTTTGAGGCGACCCAACAAGGCTATCGGTTCCACAGCTGGGGATCGACTGAGCATGCAATCGACCTGTATGCGGCAGCCCGCTATTTTTATGGCGATCAACCGCGCACCGGACAGGTAAAGCAGTTTCTTGAAACGGTGGTGTGGGAGGCTGCCAAAGGTCGCTGGCTGGGTGGCCGCGATGATCAGCGCGACCCGTTGGATGTGAACACCTGGGGCGTGGCCGCGCTGGGCGACGAGTATATCATGGCCTTGGAGTATGCATTGGGCACGCATCGGGTGACCTTGGGCGGGATCGATGCGGTGGATTTCAACAGCGACCGCAATGATATCTGGTTTGAGGGCACGGGCCAATTGATTGTAGCCTTGCAGGCGGTGGGCCGCACCAGCGACGCGCAGTATTTTCTGCAACAGCTGGTGAAGGGGCAAAAGGCCAATGGGGGCATACCCTATTCGTTGCAAGGAACAAACAACGGCTATTGGACGATGAGCACGGCGAATGCGGTATCGAGTGCCGCCTGGTTGATTTTTGCCGATGCCGCCTTCAATCCACTTGGCTTGGTTGGTGATGATCAAGCACCCACTGCGCCTACTAATCTAACAGCTTCGTTAATCACAGCGACAACGGCACAGCTTGCATGGAACGCAGCGAATGACAATATTGGGGTTGAAGGCTATGCAGTGTATCTCAATAATACTGCTACTCCCGCAACCGAATGTCGAGCCGTTCGTACAACTCAATGCACGTTGACCAGCCTGAATCCCCTAACTACCCACAGCATTAGGGTCAAAGCCTTTGATGCGGCAGGCAATGTTTCGCTTGCAAGTAATGCGATTAATATAACTACACCTGATATTGATCGGATTGCCCCGACGGCCCCGACCAATCTTAATGCTACCAATGTAACTGCTGCGAGTATCCTGCTTAGTTGGACGGCTTCGAGTGATAATATCGGCGTAGTTGGCTACAATGCCTATCTTGGCACGAACCCAATTGCAGTTGCCAGCTGCAATGGCGTAATCACAACTGTATGTAACCTGACCGGACTTACACCCAATACTGAATATAGCATTACGGTCAAAGCCTTTGATGCTGTGGGCAATGCTTCGCTTGCTAGTGCTAGCATCCTTGTGACAACCTTAGCTGATACGCAAGCGCCAACGCCACCGTTAAATCTTCAGGTTCTCGCTAAAACCACCACGACGGTTGATATAAGTTGGGCGGCTTCAAGCGATAATGTTGGTGTGGTTGGCTACAATGCCTATCTTGGCACGAACCCAATTGCGGTAGCCAGTTGCAATGCTATAACAACAACCATGTGTAGCCTGACTGGACTTACGCCTAATACCCAATACAGCATCACCCTGAAAGCATTTGATGCGGCAGGCAATGTTTCTGCTGCCAGCAATGCCTTGGTTGTTCGTACCAACCCATTACCAACATTTGGCAATCCTTGGTATCTGCTTGATGGCGCTACACAAACCATGCCGAGCCAACTCAGCACAACCAGTGGCAATGCAGCCGCCAGCGATTCGATTCCGGCGGCGAGTGTAACTAACATCGATGGCCAGGCGACGCAAACCATCAGCTATGAGGTCGAAAATCTCACGGCTAGCTACGATAGCAGCAAAACCACCGAGTTTGAGCTGTTTATTGATGCAGGCACGGCGGTTGGCAATGGTACGCAAGCACGCATTGCCTACGATTTTACTAGCGATGGCACGTGGGATCGGATCGAAACCTACAACTATTTTGCAACTGATCCGGTGAATAGTTGGGAACGCTATAACCATACGCGTGGATTACGCTCGGTAACAGGCAGCTTTGCTAATTTGACCAATGGCAAGGTCAAACTTGAACTTTGGAATACAATCGGCAATAACCCATCGTTGATTCGCACGAGTGCCAGTAGCGCCGATGGTCAGCAATCAACTTTGGTTTTGCCATTCTTGACAACAAGTGTTGATAGCGAGGCTCCCACTGCGCCAACCAATCTTCTGCGCGGCGTGACGACTGCTAACTCAGCAGCCTTTACTTGGCAAGCCGCAAGCGATAATGTTGGGGTCGTCGGTTATTCCGCCTACCTCAATGGTAGTCAGGTTGCCGTGGCCAATTGTCAGATGGTCACAGGCCTCGGCTGTACTATCACTGGCTTGAGTGCCAATACTAGTTATAGCTTGGTGGTCACGGCCTTTGATGCTGCTGGCAATCAATCAGAGGCTAGCACAAGCATCACGTTTACTACTGCCGAATTGGATTCGATTCAGCCAACAGCGCCAACAAATGTTGCAATTGCCAACATAGGCGCTACCACGGCTACGGTTAGCTGGAATGCAGCGACTGATAATCTGGGGGTTGTTGGTTATTCAGTCTATCTGAATGGGGCAGATCAAGCGGCCAGCGGGTGTAACCTTGTTGATGCGCTGAGTTGTAACCTCACTGGCTTGAATGCCGATACTAGCTATACATTGGTCGTCACAGCCTTTGATGCTGCTGGCAATCAATCAGAGCCTAGCGCAACTGTTACATTCACTACTCAGGCTAATTCATTTCGTGCGCAGTTGTATCTGCTTGATGGTGCTAGCCAAACCGCTGACGGAATGTTGAGTGTGACTCCAGGCAATGCGGCAGATAGTGATTCGCTCGCGAGTGCCCAAAATGGAAACTGGGATGGGCTGCCAACCAATGCTATCACCTATCAAATTAATGATCTGACGGCAACCTATGATCCTGCCAAAACCACTCAATTTAATCTCTACCTTGATGCAGGCATCGGCGTAGGCAACGCCAGCCAAGTGCGAATTTCCTACGATTTTACCGGCGATGGCACATGGGATCGGATCGAAACCTACAACTACTTCGCAACTGATCCGGTGACTGGCTGGGAACTATACAATCATACGCGTGGGTTGCGCTCAGCAACTGGGAGTTTTGCCAATCTGACCAATGGTAAGCTGAAAGTCGAGCTGTGGAACGCAATTGGCAATGGTGCATCACTTGTGCGGACGAGTGCTACTACGGCTGATGGTCAGCAATCGATGCTAACACTGCCATTTAGTGAATAA
- a CDS encoding YafY family transcriptional regulator: protein MDKVERLISIIMILLKKELVSAKEFSRLFDVSKRTILRDMETLSLANIPIYAVQGVKGGYGIMEEYKVDKRLLTSADLHNILTALGGLEQIFLTEEVARTIKKIEAMVGQLALNRTIHLSFYTWEGRSELLETLKICQESILKQRLVSFDYIDKDGAITQRMVEAYALHFSESSWYLRGFCLDRQAYRSFKLARIDQIVLGARVFQPRDDWPEQGYEASYLPQFITIKAWIAPSIKDQIIERYGRSKLEDHGSAFLLATMDVPYDRRGFQFLASFGTQLKVIEPQAYVEEFRQYLSQMLDHYSA, encoded by the coding sequence ATGGACAAAGTGGAGCGCCTGATTTCAATTATCATGATCTTGCTAAAAAAAGAGCTTGTTTCAGCAAAGGAATTTTCACGGCTCTTCGATGTTTCCAAAAGAACTATTCTGCGCGATATGGAAACCTTGAGTTTAGCAAATATCCCAATCTACGCGGTTCAGGGGGTCAAAGGCGGCTATGGCATCATGGAAGAATACAAAGTTGATAAACGGCTCTTAACTAGCGCTGATTTGCATAATATATTGACTGCACTTGGCGGCTTGGAACAAATCTTCCTGACTGAAGAAGTTGCAAGAACGATTAAAAAAATCGAGGCAATGGTTGGGCAATTAGCGCTCAATCGAACGATTCACCTGTCGTTTTATACTTGGGAAGGTCGGTCTGAGCTGCTTGAAACCTTAAAGATATGTCAAGAATCGATTTTAAAGCAAAGACTGGTCTCGTTTGATTATATTGATAAAGACGGGGCTATAACCCAGCGCATGGTCGAGGCCTACGCGCTCCATTTTAGCGAATCGAGTTGGTATTTGCGGGGCTTTTGTTTAGATCGCCAGGCATACCGCAGTTTCAAATTAGCGCGGATCGATCAGATTGTGCTGGGAGCACGGGTGTTTCAGCCTCGCGATGATTGGCCAGAGCAGGGCTATGAAGCGAGTTATCTCCCACAATTTATCACAATTAAGGCATGGATAGCGCCGAGCATCAAAGATCAAATTATCGAACGCTATGGGCGAAGCAAACTTGAAGACCATGGTTCGGCATTTTTATTAGCAACCATGGATGTTCCTTACGATCGGCGGGGATTTCAATTTTTAGCAAGTTTCGGCACTCAGCTCAAAGTTATCGAACCGCAAGCCTATGTTGAAGAGTTTCGACAATATCTATCACAAATGCTCGATCATTATTCCGCATAG
- a CDS encoding alpha/beta hydrolase, translated as MVNPTDFPKPTLISVNGVELEVFEAGQRQGGKPIVLCHGWPEHAFSWRYQMTALATAGYHVIVPNQRGYGNSSRPTAVTAYDIEHLSGDLIALLDHYGYADATFVGHDWGAMVVWGLTLLHPTRVNQLINLSVPYIERGEKPWIEFMEAMIGSDSYFVHFNRQPGVADAIFEANRFQFLRNLYRKNIPPTEPQPGMPLINLARAEKPLGEPIMSESELAVFVSAFESSGFTGGLNWYRNLDRNWHLLAAVNPIIHQPTLMIYGDRDSVQKSATLATFVPNVEVVNLDCGHWIQQEKPAETNQAMLSWLEKQERRLERER; from the coding sequence ATGGTTAATCCAACCGATTTTCCCAAGCCAACCCTCATTTCCGTCAACGGTGTTGAACTCGAAGTGTTTGAAGCAGGCCAACGCCAAGGCGGAAAACCGATTGTTCTGTGTCATGGTTGGCCCGAACATGCCTTTTCCTGGCGCTATCAAATGACCGCGCTTGCCACAGCAGGCTACCATGTTATCGTGCCAAACCAACGCGGTTATGGCAACTCATCACGCCCGACCGCTGTAACCGCCTACGATATTGAACATTTGTCAGGCGATCTGATCGCCCTGCTCGATCATTATGGATATGCCGATGCTACCTTTGTTGGCCATGATTGGGGAGCAATGGTGGTTTGGGGCTTGACCTTGTTGCATCCCACACGAGTCAATCAGCTGATTAACCTGAGCGTGCCCTACATTGAACGTGGAGAAAAACCGTGGATCGAGTTCATGGAAGCGATGATTGGTAGCGATTCCTATTTTGTTCACTTCAATCGCCAACCAGGTGTTGCCGATGCGATCTTCGAAGCCAATCGGTTTCAATTTCTGCGCAACCTGTATCGAAAGAACATTCCACCGACTGAGCCACAACCAGGTATGCCATTGATCAATCTTGCCAGAGCCGAAAAACCACTCGGCGAACCAATTATGAGCGAGAGCGAGCTAGCCGTTTTTGTCTCAGCATTCGAATCGTCTGGCTTTACGGGTGGCCTCAATTGGTATCGAAATCTTGACCGCAACTGGCACTTGTTGGCAGCAGTCAACCCAATTATCCATCAGCCGACCCTCATGATTTACGGCGACCGTGATTCAGTTCAAAAATCTGCCACGTTGGCAACGTTCGTGCCCAATGTAGAAGTAGTCAATCTGGATTGTGGTCATTGGATTCAGCAAGAAAAGCCAGCAGAAACAAACCAAGCAATGTTAAGCTGGCTGGAAAAACAGGAGCGCAGGCTAGAGCGGGAACGTTAG